A region of Carassius auratus strain Wakin chromosome 41, ASM336829v1, whole genome shotgun sequence DNA encodes the following proteins:
- the LOC113059986 gene encoding zinc finger protein 574-like, with protein sequence MSEEYVEHQYMCSECQQLFNTLEEVLVHQQIHTGAEGDEVEVLPSLEDCDAGKSQYQCLECGAILRNPDELLLHQELHMREAGQELCEVTEVDAVDAEVPIQYQCLECLALFDTPELWLAHRQTHNRSSTHSSLSTDTEYVLQADGSITPVQLLNVQNLVLDEQKAGQILTLAQALREQETPSKTAAPSRTMLVSANSSLPGSTSAMLRLQFCSAQAIADGSASATLRKAKLLTPLLPTDPIRLDNGTTLKFLPSSGQMNTLNKENEELLIIHPYECSECNLLFSSPEDFLQHQGEHFLGQDKESGDTGVMVGYEDISEAKEDEGRSDGSEEGSKVGKLIAGRRTYTARSAGLGLTPSPSNLQCEECKRTFTSANRLVAHLRVHEQGTHECPECDKVFKKLVSLQTHMSSHSGEARFLCVDCGHGFTTEMTLMIHRKSHTSEPLHKCPFCSKTFTNMTKFLYHRRTHRLREPTTAVSQFVLAQQSPLSIIQRAREREAAWKKERQAVTIPPVEDDRKESSDTGPVLTEGIAVVSQSSESTENGLHAEPSNTEQTQNGGEIQTDDPNLSTAASVDGGGEEERKLGTLAAEEEPKFPCSICTKRFSSQVRLLRHRRTTHATERRFKCNICGKPFKKQIHLRNHLRTHTGERPFQCSVCGKTFSSLANLSRHGLTHTGVRPYRCDICHKAFSQSSNLRQHRQHLHSNTTPSPCPDCSATFIRPAKLVAHRFLHHPGAPAPYPCPHCSEGFLRKRQRDLHCLDEHPNLTQPHGISQDSQVSSQQGAMDNTEQLTAPSMARPNLDCTVCGKRLNSPANLRLHQLSHGLGPGRPRGSSSATGKSHACPVCGKLFGSASSVTLHQRVHTGERPYPCAICGKRFRQNTHLREHLRTHSGERPFRCEFCDKGFVQSMHLAEHRRTHTGERPHACGECGKTFKTVSNLRNHRKIHTRTQKQQEPEHDTEAVIAECNTATVAVLEASEMDLGATAPAFCQQEVFQIQTSNLTQTPGTPTIMCNEFGETIAIIETSGDLAEAIELYHTALESGISMEAITVDSLQLM encoded by the exons ATGAGTGAGGAATATGTGGAGCATCAGTACATGTGCAGTGAGTGCCAGCAGCTCTTCAATACGCTGGAGGAGGTGCTGGTGCATCAGCAGATCCACACCGGAGCAGAGGGGGACGAGGTCGAGGTCCTGCCGAGCCTTGAAGACTGTGATGCTGGGAAGAGCCAGTATCAGTGCCTGGAGTGTGGAGCCATCCTGAGGAACCCGGATGAACTACTGCTGCATCAAGAGCTGCACATGAGAGAGGCAGGCCAGG AGCTGTGTGAGGTCACAGAGGTGGATGCGGTTGATGCAGAGGTGCCAATCCAGTATCAGTGTTTGGAATGCCTGGCGCTCTTTGACACACCTGAACTGTGGTTggctcacagacagacacacaataGAAGCAGCACCCACAGCAGCTTGAGCACTGACACA GAATATGTTCTTCAGGCAGATGGTTCAATCACTCCGGTTCAGTTGCTCAATGTTCAAAATCTAGTTCTGGATGAACAGAAGGCAGGCCAGATCCTGACCTTAGCCCAG GCTCTCCGAGAGCAAGAAACCCCATCTAAAACTGCAGCCCCTTCCAGAACTATGCTAGTATCAGCCAACTCTTCCCTGCCTGGCTCCACCTCTGCGATGCTCCGCCTACAGTTCTGCTCCGCCCAAGCCATCGCTGATGGTTCAGCTTCAGCTACTCTCCGCAAAGCCAAACTCCTCACCCCTCTCTTACCTACTGATCCTATCCGGCTGGACAATGGAACGACTTTGAAGTTCCTCCCTTCCTCTGGTCAGATGAACACATTAAATAAGGAAAATGAGGAGCTTTTAATTATCCATCCTTATGAGTGTTCGGAGTGTAATCTGCTGTTTAGCTCACCAGAGGATTTCCTTCAGCACCAAGGGGAGCACTTCTTAGGCCAGGACAAAGAGAGTGGGGACACTGGGGTGATGGTGGGGTATGAAGATATTTCTGAGGCTAAGGAAGATGAAGGAAGAAGTGATGGATCTGAAGAGGGCAGCAAAGTTGGCAAACTTATTGCTGGGAGGCGTACATACACTGCTCGCTCCGCTGGTTTGGGTTTGACGCCGTCACCCAGCAATCTTCAGTGCGAGGAATGCAAAAGAACGTTCACCTCTGCCAATCGGCTTGTGGCACACCTCCGAGTGCATGAACAAGGAACACACGAGTGCCCAGAGTGTGATAAAGTGTTTAAGAAGTTGGTGTCCCTTCAGACTCACATGAGCTCACACTCTGGTGAGGCTCGTTTTCTGTGTGTGGACTGTGGACATGGCTTTACCACAGAAATGACTCTTATGATACACAG GAAATCCCATACATCTGAGCCCCTGCACAAATGCCCATTTTGTTCCAAAACCTTCACCAACATGACCAAGTTCTTGTACCATCGTCGCACTCACAGACTACGTGAGCCGACCACAGCAGTCTCTCAG TTTGTACTGGCCCAGCAGTCACCTCTCTCTATCATTCAAAGAGCAAGAGAACGCGAGGCTGCttggaagaaagaaagacaagccGTGACTATTCCTCCTGTGGAGGATGACAGAAAAGAGTCCAGTGACACAGGTCCTGTGCTCACTGAAGGTATTGCAGTGGTTTCCCAGTCTTCAGAGTCAACAGAAAATGGGCTTCATGCTGAACCTTCAAACACTGAACAAACCCAAAATGGAGGGGAAATCCAGACAGATGACCCTAACCTTTCAACTGCTGCCAGTGTGGacggaggaggagaggaagaaagGAAACTTGGGACTCTTGCTGCTGAGGAAGAGCCAAAGTTCCCTTGCTCTATTTGTACAAAAAGATTCTCCTCACAGGTCCGTCTGTTGCGTCATCGCCGAACGACTCATGCAACCGAAAGGCGCTTTAAATGCAACATCTGCGGGAAACCATTCAAGAAGCAGATCCACCTGCGAAACcacctgcgcacacacacaggcGAGCGGCCGTTCCAGTGCAGCGTGTGTGGGAAGACCTTTTCCTCTCTTGCAAATCTTTCCCGCCATGGACTTACACACACGGGAGTCCGTCCGTACCGTTGTGACATTTGCCACAAAGCCTTCAGCCAATCGTCAAATCTGCGCCAACACCGTCAGCATCTTCACAGCAACACAACGCCCTCACCCTGTCCAGACTGCTCTGCTACTTTTATCCGTCCTGCTAAACTTGTTGCTCACCGTTTTCTTCACCACCCAGGGGCACCGGCACCTTACCCCTGTCCTCACTGTTCCGAGGGGTTCTTGCGCAAGCGTCAGCGAGACCTACATTGCCTGGACGAACATCCCAACCTGACACAGCCACACGGCATCTCCCAGGACTCCCAGGTTAGCAGTCAACAGGGCGCGATGGATAATACAGAGCAACTAACCGCTCCTTCGATGGCGAGACCTAATCTGGATTGCACTGTTTGTGGCAAGAGGTTAAACTCTCCTGCAAATCTCCGCCTGCACCAGCTAAGTCACGGACTTGGGCCCGGCCGGCCACGAGGTTCCAGCTCTGCCACTGGGAAGTCTCACGCCTGTCCGGTCTGTGGAAAACTCTTTGGTTCAGCCTCGAGCGTTACGCTACATCAGAGAGTACACACCGGTGAGCGTCCGTATCCTTGTGCGATCTGCGGAAAACGGTTTCGCCAGAACACACACCTGCGGGAGCACCTTCGCACGCATTCGGGCGAGCGTCCGTTCCGGTGCGAGTTCTGCGATAAGGGCTTTGTGCAGAGCATGCATCTGGCAGAACACCGGCGTACACACACGGGCGAGCGGCCACATGCTTGCGGTGAATGTGGAAAGACCTTCAAGACGGTTTCGAACCTCAGGAACCATCGTAAGATCCACACTCGCACCCAAAAGCAACAAGAGCCAGAACACGACACAGAAGCAGTGATCGCAGAATGTAACACAGCAACCGTTGCTGTTCTGGAAGCTTCTGAGATGGACCTGGGAGCCACGGCACCAGCCTTCTGCCAGCAAGAGGTCTTTCAAATACAGACTTCCAACCTAACACAG ACTCCGGGGACTCCCACTATCATGTGTAACGAGTTTGGAGAGACTATAGCCATCATTGAGACAAGCGGAGACCTGGCAGAGGCCATCGAGCTGTACCACACGGCACTGGAGAGTGGCATCAGCATGGAGGCCATCACTGTGGACAGCCTGCAGTTAATGTGA
- the LOC113059985 gene encoding LOW QUALITY PROTEIN: protein capicua homolog (The sequence of the model RefSeq protein was modified relative to this genomic sequence to represent the inferred CDS: deleted 1 base in 1 codon) codes for MRPPKKQRRRSPLSTRAKGARKRVGKLEEHSQTTPPCPSHQKNTPSKEDSSQDKHIKSSNFLNSEGLKEQITERTVETSKSEGNEEIVNKAKTPKNVNTNSLTDNTDSIKIAKNSHSNSTEICNRNTQNFTSTNSKGINQHANSTASNTQNTNAAANSLNKNNSLSASHTSTTPSSRKTATFKARVPKKKYMYEHQAFSTFPISSTPVAQLTIHSNHLSSPHNSISQTTTPVVRNDLVIADISEMGKIASTETLKGDRIKGDMLKSEVPSEGEKVVQIMEVDGYGEQAPNSVRSSSTDTASEHSVDLEVVEPSCVQLNSGNHVRAPRRFNLSNSSTLSVFLTPNHIQTEQVGSATIAEALAKGLKNQRVLARRRPRTNLKKDEKLIKEYIFFCGVVRGSSREQLNVELQINGEGTLLSYPFHTLVSRPHQPIDLILDAPPPGSEPVEIGTRVCVPYGGDKGRELYREGVVAQVDSHLACPYMVLLQEDLEQEKERCSSEEVQQTSSTKNVWVTHQNLRLLVPPWDGVMREKEQEEREHREEIEVERELCQLSEGMDLVSAAPPRENCRFPSPDTGVHHYGSTHLSSSTSPAVVMVANSMFSLATRKNDDVTGNRERIREREHERKQLKTPEVDMEVLQLNMAPLRDGGGPIVSGGPKASMPNQHRQILSKPPGYRSPITVVRGISGTSLGSPQPSPSPAVLGSDGGTSHPIPPSVPPSPSSRGSLTPLEKTPTPSQTSTPIPGSSASSSASSSRSRTPLSAAQQKFKKGDVVCTPNGIRKKFNGKQWRRLCSRDGCMKESQRRGYCSRHLSMRTKEMEGAVGERGSGGGGESSSGTVTPSDLRGRASSEFDWDETSRDSSETSSRGTDSRPRLGLPLLLPQDFSRFDFDECEAATMLVSLGSRSVTPSFSPISNQSPFSPTPSPSASPLFGFHPANFSPVTASPVLPPRRHKNPSGTNSGVLKHGTGGTEREKDRHLSSVVPSFHTNLTFTVPMSPGKRRTDAPPPPAPLSQEYGKPDQEQSCRDSSLVTNLCIISTQTTAVTHPQRLTSTTVSSSPTSPLCLESGSQCTVSQQPLRDSPVIVRNPEVPLIKFTELPLTRVAEVDRTSSTENIQTGLHSETGLHVPVPINAASTNGSVLLQNATSTLVLVSTTSSFPNPTPAGLPSQSSATLACISVPSPVPRPGLNGAGDGGGQDKSGQVTLQQPVPCHPAPTALLPLILPTETLHPVPCKEIIMGRPGTVWTNVEPRSVPVFPWHSLVPFLAPTQSDLSAQPGEGQQTVSHPQTASLKKEAQSGSVLKEIIEGAPNPSSRPTPSADELPPEREKDAERERPDSETESDVDDPFFPGVLPDPPISASPGKRRSQSLSALPKDDKTSPGKREKDHIRRPMNAFMIFSKRHRALVHQRHPNQDNRTVSKILGEWWYALGPKEKQKYHDLAFQVKEAHFKAHPDWKWCNKDRKKSSSEGRGVPGGKDIRERSMSETTEPPSVSMGMELKGVGPGMVSVSERVGAEGQGQLPRPRAFSQSAMHNLERSERGNPQALAELAQMCGDGGQVARRGALSQTQRGVSEDMTSDEERMVICEEEGDDDVIDDSYPGSSIDLKCKERVTDSDSENGSGDEGERKRVFAPVICSSSYGPGHGRSVSLSSYPSSRRFSDASSKRKRAVEGGDGERREGEGAVSQPSAGQSILLSSAGGVSSVLGAVRVASTVVTNVVRPVVSTPVPIASKSPHDRKPAPPQTQLFIGPGTTGNPATASGGGGGYYSSSSPNPVSASGAQGGLVTNLVLGGTFQAPPGVQLLTPPHPQNPASPASAPLTHSNGPLPLPVLQSHILPSASITPSSGQKPMTQVQYIIPTLSTNNPKSPSPQQAGQPTSIFTLPTALPTHASLANGKQSGYVSSPAVGVVSPGARVQTQSPVLQGKMLVPMATVRAAPAPPHHFPLVAPPLPVQNGGQAGSKIIQIAPMPVVQSQLPSTGPVQPGSPFSVTMGTATVVAPGSTPSQTVLLPPPPTRITYVQSAPGVPSPLPLVPTTTGSSSQKASATPGSAYVPSPLATFAAIAHPGQTLVQPLIAGQPSLLAPAQSPSAPHAPAISAIYTSTNVTLATGVVSMGTVSPSVVYTVSSSSSPSPHILPKYTTMTSMTSVTSDRQGNISTHSERQLHQERTLDRQHTDSHVYTQSSERQAEKVSLFQPDKQFQFPSKSSSSSVAPPPGTSPGSPAQTSHSGSAPGTPKLITPRPPQKVKATVANIPVGSYDGGGRGKEREKERDREKEREREKDKESASRFSFEVDKAAETSSPATFSPEEGSAEAESATGRGKDANAKEAEWKDSHPSSPLPASSGSDPAPPQSHGDKDAPPKKVKARPPPLKRPFDSVDKVLSEVYFEERFAKLPEFRPEEVLPSPTLQSLATSPRAILGSYRRKRKNSTGENLDSSTEDPISPKRKSRRRSSCSSEPNTPKSAAKCEGDIFTFERPDGEDVLGELEFDKVPYSSLRRTLDQRRALVMQLFQEHGFFPSAQATAAFQARYADIFPTKVCLQLKIREVRQKIMQTAAPSELAGTSDISCLPGPSGAAVAASDIAAGAEPQEKEAEREGEQNSSEEPRNADDSQDSTR; via the exons ATGAGGCCACCAAAGAAACAGAGAAGACGCTCTCCTTTATCGACAAGAGCAAAAGGAGCAAGAAAACGAGTGGGCAAGCTTGAAGAACATTCACAGACAACACCGCCTTGTCCTTCACACCAGAAAAACACTCCATCCAAAGAGGATAGCTCTCAGGACAAGCATATCAAGAGTAGCAACTTCCTAAACAGTGAAGGGTTAAAAGAGCAAATAACAGAAAGGACAGTGGAAACATCAAAATCTGAAGGGAATGAAGAAATAGTGAATAAGGCAAAAACTCCCAAGAACGTTAATACGAACAGTTTAACAGATAATACAGACTCAATCAAGATTGCCAAAAATTCACATAGTAATAGCACAGAAATCTGTAACAGAAACACACAAAACTTTACTAGCACAAACAGTAAAGGTATCAACCAACATGCAAACAGCACTGCTAGcaatacacaaaacacaaatgcTGCAGcaaacagtttaaataaaaataactctttGAGTGCCAGCCACACTTCCACCACACCTTCCAGTCGAAAAACAGCCACTTTCAAAGCTAGGGTGCCCAAGAAGAAATACATGTATGAACATCAAGCTTTCAGTACTTTTCCCATCAGTTCAACCCCTGTAGCTCAACTCACTATTCATAGCAACCATCTAAGTTCTCCACACAACTCCATTTCTCAGACCACTACTCCTGTGGTCAGAAATGATTTAGTTATAGCAGATATTTCTGAAATGGGGAAAATAGCAAGCACAGAAACTCTTAAAGGAGACAGAATTAAGGGTGATATGTTGAAAAGTGAGGTGCCTTCTGAAGGAGAAAAGGTGGTCCAAATTATGGAAGTAGATGGATATGGGGAGCAAGCTCCGAATTCTGTGCGCTCATCATCCACAGACACAGCCAGTGAACACTCTGTGGATCTGGAGGTAGTTGAGCCCTCTTGTGTGCAGCTAAATTCAGGGAACCATGTAAGAGCGCCAAGAAGATTCAACCTCTCCAACAGTTCAACCCTGTCTGTCTTCTTGACCCCCAATCACATACAAACTGAGCAGGTAGGGTCTGCAACAATAGCAGAAGCACTAGCTAAAGGACTAAAAAACCAAAGGGTGCTAGCACGTAGACGGCCAAGAACTAATTTAAAGAAAGATGAGAAGTTGATCaaggaatatatttttttctgtggtgtGGTGCGTGGGTCCAGTAGAGAGCAGCTGAACGTAGAGTTGCAGATTAATGGGGAGGGGACACTGCTCTCATATCCTTTTCATACATTAGTAAGTCGCCCACACCAACCCATTGACCTCATTTTAGACGCCCCACCCCCAGGAAGTGAACCTGTGGAGATTGGGACGCGTGTTTGTGTGCCTTATGGAGGAGATAAAGGTAGAGAGTTGTACAGAGAAGGTGTGGTTGCTCAGGTAGACTCTCATTTAGCTTGCCCCTACATGGTGCTTTTGCAAGAGGATTTGGAGCAGGAGAAAGAAAGGTGCAGCAGTGAGGAGGTGCAACAGACATCAAGTACAAAGAATGTATGGGTTACCCACCAGAACTTGCGCCTCCTTGTTCCACCATGGGATGGGGTTATGAGAGAGAAAGAACAGGAGGAAAGAGAGCACAGGGAGGAGATAGAAGTGGAGAGAGAGCTTTGTCAGTTAAGTGAGGGAATGGATTTGGTAAGTGCAGCCCCTCCCAGGGAGAACTGCAGATTCCCTTCTCCAGACACAGGGGTTCATCATTATGGAAGCACACATCTTTCATCTTCCACTTCACCAGCAGTTGTTATGGTAGCAAACAGTATGTTTAGTTTAGCAACTAGGAAGAACGATGATGTAACTGGGAATAGGGAAAGAATTAGAGAAAGAGAACACGAGCGAAAGCAACTGAAGACTCCAGAGGTGGACATGGAGGTTTTGCAGCTGAACATGGCACCTCTCAGAGATGGTGGAGGGCCCATAGTCTCAGGGGGACCAAAAGCAAGTATGCCTAATCAGCACAGACAAATTCTTTCCAAACCACCTGGGTATCGAAGTCCCATTACAGTGGTGCGAGGCATCTCTGGGACTTCTTTAGGAAGTCCACAGCCCAGCCCTTCACCTGCAGTTTTAGGGTCTGATGGGGGGACCTCTCACCCCATACCACCCTCTGTACCTCCTTCCCCCAGTTCCAGGGGTTCTTTGACACCTCTAGAAAAGACTCCTACACCTTCACAGACCTCCACCCCAATTCCAGGGagttctgcttcttcttctgcttCCTCCTCAAGATCAAGGACACCATTGTCAGCTGCCCAACAGAAATTCAAGAAAGGCGATGTGGTTTGTACCCCTAATGGAATCCGTAAGAAGTTCAATGGGAAGCAGTGGCGCCGGTTGTGCTCTAGAGATGGCTGCATGAAAGAGTCCCAGCGTCGTGGCTACTGTTCTCGTCACCTCTCCATGCGCACCAAAGAAATGGAGGGAGCAGTGGGAGAGAGGGGGAGTGGAGGAGGTGGAGAGAGTAGCTCAGGTACTGTGACCCCTTCAGATCTGCGGGGTCGTGCTAGCAGTGAATTTGATTGGGATGAGACTTCTCGTGACAGTAGTGAGACAAGCAGCCGAGGTACTGACTCTCGTCCACGTCTTGGCTTGCCATTACTGCTTCCTCAAGATTTCTCTCGTTTTGACTTTGATGAATGTGAAGCTGCAACTATGCTGGTATCCCTGGGCTCAAGGTCTGTAACACCCTCGTTCTCACCGATTTCAAATCAGTCCCCATTCTCACCTACACCATCCCCATCAGCTTCACCACTTTTTGGCTTTCACCCTGCAAATTTCAGTCCTGTTACTGCTTCCCCAGTTTTGCCTCCTCGTCGCCACAAAAACCCTAGTGGTACCAACAGTGGTGTCCTAAAACATGGAACAGgaggcacagagagagagaaagacagacacttGTCTAGTGTTGTGCCATCCTTCCACACTAATCTAACCTTCACGGTACCTATGAGTCCAGGCAAACGCAGGACTGATGCGccacctcctccagctcctctgtCGCAGGAATATGGCAAACCTGATCAGGAACAAAGCTGTCGGGACTCTTCTCTTGTAACAAATCTCTGTATTATCTCTACTCAGACCACTGCTGTCACACACCCCCAAAGACTGACTTCAACTACTGTCTCTTCCTCACCCACTTCTCCCCTATGCTTAGAATCAGGTTCACAATGTACAGTTTCCCAGCAGCCTTTGAGAGACTCTCCAGTAATAGTGAGAAATCCTGAGGTTCCTTTAATAAagtttacagaactgccactgaCTAGAGTTGCAGAGGTGGACAGGACCAGTTCCACAGAAAACATCCAAACTGGTCTACATTCAGAAACAGGACTACATGTTCCTGTTCCAATTAACGCTGCTTCCACTAATGGATCTGTCTTACTGCAGAATGCCACCTCAACTCTTGTTCTAGTGTCTACTACCTCTTCCTTTCCAAACCCAACCCCTGCAGGTCTACCTTCACAATCCAGCGCCACCTTAGCCTGCATATCAGTGCCTAGCCCTGTCCCAAGGCCTGGTCTCAATGGTGCGGGTGATGGAGGGGGCCAAGATAAGAGTGGTCAAGTGACATTGCAGCAGCCGGTTCCTTGTCACCCTGCTCCTACTGCCCTGCTGCCTCTCATACTTCCCACTGAGACCTTGCATCCTGTGCCATGCAAAGAAATCATCATGGGGCGACCTGGAACTG TGTGGACTAATGTTGAGCCCAGATCTGTTCCAGTGTTTCCTTGGCATTCATTGGTCCCTTTCCTGGCACCCACCCAATCAGATCTGTCGGCTCAACCTGGTGAGGGCCAACAAACTGTCAGTCATCCGCAGACAGCTTCTCTGAAGAAAG AGGCTCAGAGCGGGTCAGTGCTGAAGGAGATTATAGAGGGAGCACCTAACCCTTCCTCACGGCCCACTCCCTCCGCTGATGAACTGCccccagagagagagaaggatgcGGAGCGAGAGAGACCTGACAGTGAAACAGAGAGTGACGTGGATGATCC ATTTTTCCCCGGTGTTCTTCCTGATCCGCCAATTTCTGCGTCTCCTGGAAAGCGTAGATCTCAGTCCCTCAGTGCACTGCCCAAAGATGACAAAACCAGTCCTGGAAAG AGGGAGAAAGATCACATCCGGAGGCCCATGAATGCGTTTATGATCTTCAGCAAGCGTCATCGTGCGCTGGTTCATCAGAGACACCCAAACCAGGACAACCGCACTGTCAGCAAGATACTTGGAGAGTGGTGGTATGCTTTGGGACccaaagagaaacagaaataCCACGATCTCGCATTTCAG GTGAAGGAGGCACACTTTAAGGCACATCCCGACTGGAAATGGTGTAATAAGGACAGAAAGAAATCCAGCAGCGAGGGACGAGGTGTTCCAGGGGGCAAAGACATCCGCGAGAGGAGCATGTCAGAAACCACAG AACCTCCATCTGTGTCAATGGGAATGGAGCTCAAAGGGGTGGGGCCTGGGATGGTGAGCGTGTCAGAGCGAGTCGGAGCTGAGGGACAGGGTCAATTGCCCCGCCCTCGTGCCTTCTCCCAGAGTGCCATGCACAATCTGGAGAGGAGCGAGAGAGGCAATCCACAGGCACTCGCTGAGCTCGCACAG ATGTGTGGTGATGGTGGTCAGGTTGCAAGGCGGGGTGCTCTCTCCCAGACACAGAGGGGGGTAAGTGAGGACATGACAAGCGACGAAGAGCGTATGGTCATCTGTGAAGAAGAGGGGGATGATGATGTCATTG ACGACTCGTATCCAGGCAGCTCCATTGACCTGAAGTGTAAGGAAAGGGTGACAGACAGTGATAGTGAAAATGGATCTGGAGATGAAGGAGAACGCAAG AGAGTTTTTGCTCCCGTGATTTGCTCCTCGTCTTACGGCCCTGGTCATGGTCGGAGCGTATCTCTCTCCTCCTACCCCAGCTCCAGACGCTTTAGCGATGCTTCCTCAAAGAGAAAGCGAGCAGTGGAGGGAGGTGATGGAGAAAGAAGGGAAGGTGAAGGAGCAGTGTCCCAGCCCTCTGCGGGTCAGTCCATCCTGCTCAGTTCTGCCGGGGGAGTGTCATCAGTGCTAGGAGCGGTGAGAGTGGCGTCCACTGTTGTCACTAATGTGGTGCGACCTGTGGTCAGCACGCCGGTGCCGATCGCCAGCAAGTCCCCACATGACCGGAAACCCGCTCCGCCACAGACACAGCTTTTCATTGGACCTGGTACCACAGGAAACCCAGCAACAGCTTCAGGTGGAGGGGGTGGGTACTATTCCTCATCATCGCCCAATCCTGTTAGTGCATCAGGAGCTCAAGGGGGGCTGGTGACCAATCTAGTTTTGGGAGGCACATTCCAAGCCCCACCCGGTGTACAGCTTCTCACACCCCCTCATCCACAAAACCCAGCCTCCCCAGCATCGGCCCCTCTTACCCATAGTAATGGTCCACTTCCTCTGCCCGTTCTGCAGTCACACATCCTTCCCTCTGCATCAATAACCCCTTCATCGGGCCAAAAACCCATGACACAGGTTCAGTACATTATCCCTACCCTCTCTACCAACAATCCCAAGAGCCCCTCCCCTCAGCAGGCCGGTCAGCCAACCAGTATCTTCACCCTACCTACAGCTCTGCCCACTCACGCCTCGTTGGCCAATGGGAAGCAGTCGGGATACGTCTCCAGTCCTGCTGTGGGTGTAGTTAGCCCAGGAGCCAGAG TGCAAACACAGTCACCAGTCTTGCAGGGCAAGATGCTGGTTCCCATGGCAACAGTGAGGGCTGCTCCTGCCCCCCCTCATCATTTTCCCTTGGTAGCCCCTCCTCTTCCTGTTCAGAACGGAGGACAAGCAGGAAGCAAG ATTATTCAGATTGCGCCAATGCCTGTCGTCCAGTCGCAGCTTCCCTCTACAGGACCAGTGCAGCCTGGGAGT CCGTTTTCTGTTACTATGGGAACAGCTACAGTGGTGGCCCCAGGCTCTACCCCGTCTCAGACCGTGCTGCTACCGCCCCCACCTACAAG AATCACTTATGTACAGTCCGCTCCTGGGGTTCCTTCTCCTTTGCCGTTAGTTCCCACAACAACCGGCTCCTCCTCTCAGAAAGCTTCAGCAACACCTGGATCTGCTTATGTCCCGTCTCCCTTGGCCACCTTTGCAGCCATCGCTCATCCGGGGCAGACTTTGGTGCAGCCACTGATCGCAG GTCAGCCATCACTGTTGGCCCCGGCCCAGTCTCCCAGCGCCCCTCACGCTCCTGCCATCTCCGCCATCTACACCTCTACAAATGTGACCCTGGCTACTGGGGTGGTGTCTATGGGTACGGTGTCACCCAGTGTGGTGTACACGGTGTCCAGTTCCTCTAGCCCATCTCCACACATCCTTCCTAAATACACCACAATGACCTCCATGACCTCTGTAACCTCAGACAGGCAAGGGAACATATCCACACATTCTGAGCGACAGTTGCACCAGGAGCGAACTCTGGACCGGCAGCACACAGACAGTCATGTCTACACGCAGTCCTCTGAGAGACAGGCCGAGAAGGTCTCTCTCTTCCAGCCGGACAAACAGTTCCAGTTCCCGAGTAAAAGCAGCAGCAGTTCGGTTGCACCTCCACCGGGCACCTCACCTGGAAGCCCTGCTCAAACCTCTCATTCTG GCAGTGCTCCGGGGACACCCAAGCTGATCACGCCAAGGCCTCCTCAGAAAGTGAAAGCCACTGTGGCCAACATCCCAGTGGGCAGTTATGATGGAGGAGGGAGAGGCAAAGAGCGAGAAAAGGAGAGGgacagggagaaagagagagagcgagagaaggaCAAAGAGAGTGCTAGTCGGTTCTCATTTGAGGTAGACAAGGCAGCCGAGACGAGCTCCCCTGCAACCTTTTCACCAGAGGAGGGGTCCGCAGAAGCAGAGAGTGCTACTGGCCGTGGCAAAGACGCAAATGCTAAGGAG GCTGAATGGAAGGACTCCCACCCTTCTTCTCCATTACCTGCTTCCTCTGGATCAGATCCTGCTCCGCCTCAGTCTCATGGTGATAAAGATGCACCACCTAAAAAAGTCAAAGCCCGGCCCCCACCACTCAAACGACCGTTTGATTCTGTTGACAA GGTCCTGTCAGAAGTGTACTTTGAGGAGCGCTTCGCAAAGCTGCCAGAATTCCGTCCAGAGGAGGTTCTGCCTTCTCCAACCCTGCAGAGTCTGGCCACCTCCCCACGAGCCATACTGGGCAGCTACCGCAGGAAGAGGAAAAACTCCACCGGTGAGA ACCTGGACTCATCCACAGAAGATCCAATCTCTCCGAAAAGGAAAAGCCGCCGCAGATCTAGCTGCAGTTCAGAGCCAAACACACCTAAAAGCGCTGCAAAGTGTGAAGGGGACATTTTCACCTTTGAAAGGCCAG ATGGAGAGGACGTGCTGGGGGAGCTGGAGTTTGATAAGGTGCCCTACTCCTCTCTCAGGAGAACTCTTGATCAGAGGAGAGCTCTTGTCATGCAGCTATTCCAGGAGCATGGCTTCTTCCCTTCAG CTCAAGCTACTGCTGCGTTCCAGGCGCGATACGCTGATATCTTCCCCACTAAGGTTTGTTTACAGCTCAAGATCCGAGAGGTCCGGCAAAAGATCATGCAAACAGCAGCTCCGTCGGAATTGGCCGGCACTTCAGATATATCCTGCTTGCCTGGACCTTCTGGGGCAGCGGTGGCGGCCAGTGACATAGCTGCAGGGGCAGAGCCTCAGGAAAAAGAGGCCGAGCGTGAGGGTGAGCAGAACAGCTCGGAGGAGCCCAGAAATGCTGACGATTCACAGGACTCCACCAGATGA